CGTAGGTACTGATATCGATTCATAGGCAATAATAGGGGTAAAGTAACCTATGAACGACGAACGAATTATCACTCCATTGTATATCCCAATATACGTCAAATTACCCAGCCTAATTAAACCGGCAAACTCACCTTCATAAGCGCCCTGGGACGCCATTAAGTAACCCGTGAGGTTTCCATACGATAATCGATATACATTGACTGAGAAGGCACTACCAACATACGTTAAGGAAATATTAAGAGACATTGCTGATAAATTGCTCTGCATCGACTCAAGTAGCAAAAGCATTATTAGTAAGCTCATCATTTATTGCTCAGTAATGCTGATTAATAAATCATTAATACCCATGGCAATACTAATCCTAATTGTAGCATTGATTATTACCCCAGGTACCGTATTCAGTAATACCTACGTGGGTTTTTACAATATCATTAACTGGCCTGTACTTAGCGTTACCCTAATAAACGGTACATCTAAAAGCAATGGAATAATCATTGTAATATCACCAGGAGAATTATCAAATCAACCGTATGAGATCTTCTCTGGAATTGGCTTAATCAGTGATAATTACCTTCTGGTTGATGGTATTATATACACTAATGGTACAATAAGCATTGCAGAATTAACACCAATAAATGCATCGATAAGTTCAGGTAACGTTGGTAATGAAGTTACCGCAACGCCGGGCGTTAATATTACTATATATGGTACCTCTGATTATGTGGTGATTGGTCAACGAACATACCATGTAGGTCAAATGACAGAGAGATCATCAATTATGAGTAATAATGTTAGTGGTAATTTCATAATGAGTAATGGCAATATTAATAATGCTCAATCCACCGTTATGCATAGCGTGAATAAGAAAGGGGAAAGTAGCAATATAATTATGCATATTATCGTTAATTCTTCATTACTAACAACAGTGTTAATGATCACCCTATTAATATCACTACCTTTTCTTAGAATTCAGATACGTGATAATAAGGATTGCATTAACGATGCATTTATAAAGTTCGTAAAGAAACTCGGCGTTAGGGATCCCTCCTTAACCCATAGAGATCTTAGTAAATATTTACTAAGGAATAATTACCAGCTTAATGATACTGTTAATAGGGTGATTAATTATTATGAGATGGCTATTTATGGAAATAGACCAATTAAATGTGAGGAATTTAAGAGACTAGTTAAGGAGGTGCTCAATGCAGGGATTTATAGGAGGCATTGATGAGGCTGGCCGAGGACCAGTCATTGGACCCATGGTTATAGCAATAGTGGTTACTAATGATATGAATAAATTACGAGAAATTGGTGTTAAGGATTCAAAGGAACTAAGCCCTGAAAGCAGGTCTCGATTATTCATTATTCTTAAGTCAATCCTAAATTACATAGACTATGAAATCATTGAACCAGTGATAATTGATAGGTATGTGAATATGAATGCTCTGAACATTCTTGAAGTAGAGGTAACCATTAAATTGATTAATAAGGCGTTAAGTAATATTCAAGTTCATACTATTTATATTGACTCGCCGGATCCCAAGCCCGAGAGGTTTAGGGATATGATCATGGAGAGGGTCGGTGGTAATGTTAATGTGATCGCAATGAACAAAGCTGATAAGTTAATACCAGTAGTTTCTGCGGCAAGTATAGTGGCTAAGGTGGTTAGGGACTCAATAATTGAGAGGCTACATAGAGAATTTGGAGATTTTGGGAGCGGTTACCCTAGTGACCCAAGAACAATTGCCTTCCTTAAGAGGTGGATTGAGAAACATGGTGACCTACCACCAATAGTTAGAAGGAGTTGGTCGACCGCCAAGAAAATGCTTAGTAATCACTTAGATAAGTACTTATGAGGGCCATGGCTCATTAAATATAAATACCTAGGAAATTACTGGCTTTACGCATATGAGGATTAGCCTAATGATCACAATAATTGGATTAGTATTCATGGTTATTGGATTTGTGCTCCTATCAATAATCAATAATGTATTGCTCTCATCATCATTCTTCATAATAGGCTTTCTCCTAAATGTCCTGGGAATATTAATGATAAACAGGGATATTGAGAACCTACTCGTTAGACTTGAAATGGAAAGTAATAAGCCGAGCCCTGATGACATTAAGAGAAGGCCGCTCAAGAAACCAAAGAGATAATTCTTAATTTAAAGTATGAGAATGAAAAATAAAATCATTATATTAAGGAACACGGGCATTAGTTCTAGTAATTCTTATTTACTTACTGTATAAACATAGTGTAATTGGTGATCTTGTGAAGACGATCTTAATAACGAGTGGCACTAAGGGTGGTACTGGCAAAACAACAATAGCCGTGAATATGGCCGTTATCCTCGCCTATGAATTAAGGGGAAGATCTCAATACCCCACCGTGCTTATTGACCTAGGTTTAGATAGTGGAACCGCAACCATGTTATTGCTTGGTAACGTTGAAACACAGATGATGAATACCCTCGCTGATTACTTCATGGGCAAGATCCCTGATCCACTTTCCACATTATACGTAAAGACTTGGCAGATTGATAGTGATTTATTTAAGCTCGTCTTTACCGCATCCCTAAGTCCATATCCAGGTCAAGTTAGAATTGATAGATACCTCCTTAGGGGCTTGCTAAATGCCGTGGAGGCCATATCACCAATGTACGTCATAATCGATACACCAGCCCTTGGCCTATCCTACGATACTTTAATTACACTTCTTGAGGTTAGTACAAATGTAATCTTGGTGGCAATACCTGATCATAGTAGTTTAAGGTCCGTTAGCAATGTAGTTAATCTTATACGAGACGTGAAGGCTACCAATAAATTATTGAAACCCATACTAAACATGCTTAATATTAAGTACCCAGTGGATGCCTTGAGTGGTTATCCATGGACGAAACTTTTGAGAGACATAGTAGGTATCGAACCTCATGTAATTCCATACGATGAATTATTCCCAATAGTAAGGCAGGCATTAGAAATAGAGAGCTTGAAACTATCATTCTACGAATCATCAGCCCTTGACTCAATTTTTAAATACGTAGACTATTTAATGGAGACTATACCAACCAATTAATCCTAATATGGTACGCTTGACGATGGTGCAGACATGGCTCCAAATAAGCCACTCGCTATGAATGGCGACAACGCATAGAAGATAACCACCATCAGCGTTAACACAACCGCATGCCTAAATCCAAGTGATAACTCTCCCTCACCAAGCTTACCAGCTATTAACCCCATTATAAAGGAGTCTATGGTTATTGTAAATGAGAACGATGTAGCCAGTAAATTAATTAATGGACTAGACGTTGACCCACCTGCCGCAACACCACCAGGTCCGACCCTGGTCACTATCGCAACTACCGAGAATATTAAAACAACCAATGTAACTATTAGTATGATTGCACCTATGTATGGCACATATCTCAGCGGCCTCAGCCTAGCCCTCATATTCTCCTGGACGCTTACTATTGATGACGCAAAACTAGCGAGCATATCAAGAACCTGTGGCGATGCACCACCAAGGTCTATTGTTTCGGTGAGTAGGAACGTGAAGACCTTTGAGTAATAACTATGTAGTTTGGGCATTATTGATGATAGAACCTCCCTAATCGGAACACCATACCTAATCTGCTTAACCATCTTGTCTAGGTACTGATCAAAGGCACCATACTTCCTAGTATACCTCAGGGTCTCAAAGGTTTTTTCAGGCGTGAAACCACTCTTCCTTAATTCAGTCACATCCCTAAGGAATTCCGCGTACTCTCTATCAATCTCCCACCTCTCGCCAACAACCTTCATTGAGTAAATGGCAGTTGGTACAAAGGATAGGGCAAGAGTTAATCCAAAAACAATCGTGAAATCAAGAGGCACCGGTAAGCCGCGTATATAGATCCTATTGCCTAGATCCTTGTGGAATAATACCATATATTCAAGTGCGCCAAGTACGGCAGCTACGGCTATAGACACGCCAGCCCACTTATACGGCCTATAATCAGTATATGGCGATCTAAACGCCGAAACCTCACCAAGGTATATGAAGGCTATGGATATGGCAGGTACAATAAACAAGCCAAACATGTAGTTTGAGTTTATTGCCTGCATGAAGGCTGCGTACCTATTGCCAAACGGTGTTACGGCTTGTGCTAGATAAAGTACGTCAAGGCCTATTAGGAGTATTGCGGCAGATCCTATGTAGCTCTCCATGAGCATTCCCAGGAATTCAGCAGCCCTATTCATATGCTCTATGGCATTACTAACTATGTCATGTAATCTAGTATTTATGTAGTGGACAACATCACCGCCAGTCCTAACGGTAGTTATATAACCGCTAATGAACTCCCTAAGGGATCTACTCTCTAATGCTGATGATACGTTTGACAATGCCGTAAGTGGATCCTCACCAAAAACCTTAAACCTAATGTATGACCACCTAGCCACCTTACCCATGACCTCGAGGATCTTGGCCTCGGCAATTCTCTCCACAGCCCTAAATACGGAAAGCCCAGAGTTTGTTATTGCAGATACATAAGCAACAAAGAACGGTAATTCCGTATCGACCTTAAAGGCTAAGTCGCTCGATGTTATTCTTGGCATACTTATCATTATTTCATAGACAATAAGTGGCATGAATATGAGAACAATACCTATGACTATTAAGATAAGATCCCTAATCCCATATTGTGTTGAAAATAACAACTTCATTTTAAGCAGAATTAGGGCGTTATTTAGGTTCAGTATTATGAGGATTACGCCAAGTGGGGCCGTTATTACAAGCATTATTGTTGTTATGAATAAGACTCGGGCCAGGTACCGCTCAGGGCTTGTGAATGATAGTGATGATGCAAGGTTTTTCTCTAGCTTCTCGTAAATTCTCGTATTCTTTAGCCTTAGGATTAGTGGTCCCATTACCGATAATGCTAATTCGTCTAGGTCCACATTCTATTTTATAATTTCAACTTTATAAACTTACCTCTACATGAAGTAAAGCAGCGCACGAATAATTATATAAACGGCGAATGCAATAATGCCTAATGCCGAGATGAGCTTAATGGCAAAATCAACCCTGGAACCACCATAGACCTTACCAACATGTACAGCGTACGGAAACACAAAGACCCAAATAAGTATGGCAAGAAACAAACCAATGATACTAGAGATACCAAATATACTTATGAATGATAAACCTGCCGTAAGCCACCAAAACACTTGATAGGGATTGGTTAAGCCCATGGAAACTCCCATGAAGTAATTAAGGAATGGAGACCTATTACCACTAGTATTCCTGGGCGAGAAGGTGGATCTAAGTATTGACGCGGCTAAATACATCATAACGGCAAAACCAACGAAATAAAGGTAATACACGTAGTGACCCAAAATCCTGGAGAAGAAGTATGTTATTATCATTAAAATACCATCTGCGGACATAGCTCCAAGACCAACACTAGTTCCATGAATTGGCGAACGAGTTGCCTCAGCGGCAATTAATGCATTCATGGGACCAGGGGGAACTGCGAGGAAGAAACCAAATACCATTCCAAGTACAAAGTCATAGAACTGATGAAGCATTAATAATTCTCATTAGCACTTAAAATTAAAAATTTACGTATGAATTCTAAATTAAGAGGTGATGATGGACCCAACAGATGATGAAGAATACTTGCTAATATTTAGCAATTGAAGAAAATCAATAGTTTTTAATTAAATTATGCCGTGGTTCGCATGACCTTTGTCTTGGCTAAGTCATTGATCCTTGTGAAGTATATGGCAAATGGCCTATATGCCAGGTGTGACCATTTTGCGAAGGGTACCTCCAACACTAATAGTGGTGTTACGAAACCGAGATGCACCGTATACGCTATGTAAGTCTCTATGGGTAGACCCAGGTATTTAAACACATCAACAAGCACACCTGTGATCACCACGAGGTATAATAGGGTTAGGAAGAACCAATCCGTGGAGTGGGAGTACTGCCTCATTACTGCGTTCTTCCTTAAACGACCATAAATAGCATAGCCAGCGCCAACAAGCAATGCCGCTGATGCTATGTATCCACCGAGCCTTATCGGATTGTATATTGGGTAAAGGGTGTTTGTTTGGAATAGGTCCAGGAATACTATTACGAATACGAATATCGTTGCATATCCATAAACAATTAGTATATGCATTATCCAGTTTAAGGTATTTCTATTGCACTTCAACATCCTGACTTGCGTAAGGAAGTGAGGCACTACGGTCCTTATTAGCTCCCTTATATACGTTATGAAGGATATATCCCTAGCCGCAACTGTGAATCTATACATTCTATAAACATTGGTTAATAATAGGGCAGAAAGCACCACCAGTATTGCTATATCGCCCATCTCCACGATATGCAGCGGCAGGAAGGAATCTAGATCTACCCTTGTGAGGATGATTGGCCCATGTACGAAGTATACGCCGAGTACTGTAATAGCGAAGAGGAGGATTGTTGAGATGAACTCCACTACTTTTGACCTATAGAATCTCCTTGAGAAGCCTGTGAAATCATAACGTGTCGTTAAATACCTCCTAACGGCCATCATAAAACCAGCTGGATCTGCACCTCTTGGGCATGATTCTGTGCACTCACCGCAGTAGTAACACAGCCAGGGCTCAGTACTTGAAATTAGCTTATCCTCAAGACCAAGGATTGCGTACCTTATTATCTTCCTCGGAAATTCATGCCCCTCCTGGGCTAAGGGACAGGTTGCTGTACAGACGCCACAGCTATAGCAGGCAGATATATCAAATGCCCCAAGTTCCTTTAGCTCATCTATTAGTTTAGGATTTACCTTAGCCATGAGTCTCACCCCTCAATCTATACCTATAATAACCATCATCGGTCTTTTCAGTTGATTCCACTAAGCCGTACTTAAACATGGTCATGAGATGCCAAAAGACTATATCCTCGGGCAATCCCGTCTTTGAGGAAATCTCCTTAACAGTTAGCTCCCCATCTCTTCTTAAGCAATTAACTATCTTACTTCTTATAGTTGTTATTTCCCTAACGTACTCCGTAAGTTCCTTAGGTGGTTGAATCCCTAATTCCCTCTTTAATTTATCCATTGAGAGTTCCCTCCTAGTCATGAGCACCACCTGCTGCCCTTATCATATCCTCAATCTGCACATTCCTGAGACCCCTAAGTTGAACGGCACCGCTTGGACACACAGCCACACAGGCTCCACAACCTTTGCAAAGTACTTCGTTCACCCATGCCTTCTTACTGCCTGCATATTCCTTAATTACGATAGCGCCGTACGGACATTCACTCACACATAGCCCAGAACCCCTGCAACTATCTTGGTCGACAAAGGCAACGAAGGGTTCTAGCTCGGTATATCCCTTAAGGACCAGCGACATGACCTTTGCCGCAGCTGCTGATGCCGATGCCAAGGTCTCACCAACACCACGCGGTGCCTGTGCAGTACCCGCAATAAATATTCCACTCAGCATGGTCTCCACAGGCCTAAGCTTAGGATGAACCTCCTGGAGAAAACCATCGGTGCCCCTGGATATCTTCAATTTCTCTGCAATATTCACAGTACCGTCAGACGGCTCCATTCCCGTGACAAGAACCACTAAATCAACGGGCAGTTCTAATTCCATGTGCTCAGTTAGAACATCCTTAACCTTAACAATAGGCTTACCATTAATGTATGTGACCTGCGGCTCGCCCTCATCAACATCATACTTTATGATAACCTGTCCCTGCTTACTGGCCTCCTCAAATAATAACTCATTTATCCCGTAAGACCTAACATCCCTAACTACATGGTATATTTTGACATCCTTCAGGAACTCCTTAATGGCCGCCGCGACGTCCAATGCAGCTATGCAGCAATACCTAGAGCAATACTCATTCGCCTTCTTACCATCTACCCTTCTCTGCCTACTCCCTACACAGTAGATAAAGGCTATGCTCCTCGGTCTCCTACCATTAATAACCACATCACCATACCTATTAATAATGCCCACCAATTCCTGCAATGTAATTACGCCAGGTAAGCCATACCCATACTCACTCTTTTCAGGCTTATACGGCTTAAACCCAGTGGCTACAACTATTGCGCCAACCTTTAGATGAACAATTTGTGGTTCCTGAGAGAGATCAATCTTATCACTCATCTTAGTACATAGGCCGCATTTATCACATAATGCCATGTCTATCGCCGGTATTTCAGGGTAAGTACCATTGAATGGAGGAAACATTATTGCAGTTCTTTCAGAGACCTCGTAACTGAACTCATCCCTGGCCTTCCTTGGGCATATCTTTCTAAGTTCCTCAACTTCTCGTCCATTAGGCTTGCCTCTGAAATAGCGTGGATTCACCTTAATGGTAACATCGAAGTTACCCACATAACCAGACACGTTCTCTACCTCGGCATTAGTATATATAGCTACATTACTCATCTTCCTAAGTCTCTCTATTAACTCCCTCACTACGTCAATAGCTGTTTTTTCATATGGAAATACCTTAACGTTGCCTATTTTGGCAGCATTACCGCCAAGAAATGGAGTACGTTCAACAAGGTATACCGTAAGTCCTGACTCAGCCAAATCCAATGCCGTCCTTAACCCAGCAATACCACCACCAATTACGAGCACTGAACGCTCACAATTCACCCTAATCCTGCTAAGAGGCTCAGCATGCCTTAAGTATGCTATAGCTGCCCTAACCTGCCTTATCGCCTTATTGGTGGCCTCTTCCTTATCGTTCTCATGAACCCACGAACACTCCTCCCTAACATCAACATGGTAATACATGTACGAGTTACCACCGGCTCTCGCTATTGCGGCCCTAAATGTTGCCTCATGAAGCCTTGGAGAACACGAAGCGACAACAACAGCATTTACCTTACCACTCCTTATATCATTCTCAATCAACTTCTGACCAGCCTCAGAGCACATAAACATAAAGTCCTTAGCAACAACTACACCCTTCTCCTTACGTACTTCATCAACAACCCTCTTTACATTAACAACGTCAGAAATATTACCACCGCAATGGCATACATATACACCAATCCTAATTTTATCACTTCTTTCCATTGCTAACCACCTCTACTGGTATCATCCTCTCCTGCTTAAGCGATTTTAGATAAGCCGCGCATCTTGCTGCGGCCGATGCCGCTTCTAGTATGGTATCAGGAATGTCCTTAGGACCTGTTGCGCAACCTGCCGCGAATATGCCTTCTATATTTGTCTGAGTAGGTGCTGATGGATCTACCCTTATAAATCCCAAGTCATCTACGGCTATTTTTGCTCCATGAATTATTGAGATAATACTATCATTACTTGGCAATAGGCCCACGGATAAAACCACCAAATCATGCTCTGCTGAATTCACCTTCCCATCATCGATATCTTCATAAACTACCCTAACATTACCACTTGGTAATTCCTCAATCTTAGCCACCCTACCACGCACGAACTTAACACCCATTGCCTTAGCCTTCTGGTAGAACTCCTCGAAACCCTTACCATAAGCCCTTATATCCATGCAGTAAATAGTCACATCAGCTAGCGGTAATGCACCAAGGATTAACTGAGCCTGCTTTATTGAGTACATACAACAAACCTGGGAGCACCTTGGGTTACCAACCGTCTTATCCCTAGAGCCAACACAAAGTACGTACCCAATACTACTTGGTTCCTTACCATCCGATGGCCTAAGCACTGAGTTAAATGGTCTCGTTGGCGATAATAACCTCTCCATCTGCATTGCGGTTATCACATTCGGGATCTTACCATAACCATACTGCTCCTTCCTTTCCGCAGGGAATAATCTATACCCAGTTGTTATTATTATTGCATGTGCCTTGATCTTATATATCGTAGGTTTTTGCGTGAAGTCAATGGCACCAGCAGGGCATTCTCTTTCGCACTGTCCACAGAATATGCAATTATCTATATCAATTACAGCCTTCTTCGGTACAGCAGTATCGAATGGAATATACGCAGCCTTTCTTCCCCTAAGGCCATAATCATACTCCTTAGGTAAGACCACAGGACAAACCTCCTCGCATGTACCACAGCCTGTGCATAATTCCTCATTAACGAATCTCGGCTTTCTTAATACAGTGATCTCGAAGTCACCTTTACCCTTAACATCAATCCTAGTAACCTCGGAGTATGTCCATAAATCTATGTTTGGATGATGAGCCACGGCAGCCATTTTAGGAGTTGAAATGCAACTTGCACAGTCAAGTGTCGGAAACACCTTACTCAGTAGGAACATCTTACCTCCTATCGTAGGTTCCCTCTCAACAAGTAATACCTTAAACCCCATCTCAGCTAAGTCAAGTGAGGCCTCCATACCGGCAATACCACCACCAATAACCACTACGTCATACTCGAAGGACCCTTGGATCAGCTCCGCCATCTCAAGGATCTTCTGTGATATATTACTTCTCATGTGTTTTCACCTTAATGGGCCCTAGTTCCATTAACCTGGAATAGAAGTCATTCACTAACCTAACGAAGGCCTCACCGCATACTGAACAAATAGCGGCCATCTTAACTCTCTCAGGCTCTATACCCCTGTCGCTCAATAACTCCTGGGCCTCCTTAACACGCCTAGCGGTTTTATCAGTGCAGTCAGTTAGGTATGGGCAATCTGTACCATCAGCAGCTACGAACACCCCATCAAAACCACTCTCGAGCGCCAGTAATATCCATTCGGGCCTTATCATTGACGAACATGGGACCTTAATCATCGTGGTCTGCGCAGGATAACTCAGGTGCATTAAACCAGCGGAGCATACTCCAGGGTCTGAGATTATGTTTGTTGTAAAAATAAGAATTTGTGGATTTGATTTTTTAAGAACCATCCCATATCACCCCACCCATTATTTCATTCTCTTTACGAATATTCTCCAGTAACCCGGTTCCTCTATTGTTCCTAGGTATACGTGACCCATCTTCCTAGCCCAGAGAGGTAGGTCTCTCTTCGTACCTGGATCTGATGAAAGAACCTCAAGTATACCCCCAATTGGTACCTCCGTTATTGCCTGCTTCGCAGTAAGTAAGGGGCCGGGGCATGACATACCCCTGGCATCCACAGTCTTGCTTGGCTTGAGCTTCCTAAGCTCCTCCGGACTTAATTCACCCTTTGTCTCACTCATGCCCATCACCTACACAAAGAGTGTTATGTCAGCCTCAGACATCTTATCTACCCACTCACCCGCACCTATTATGTCATCGACTAAGTCGACGAAATCCTCCTTCTTGGCATTCCATATGTTGGCTGCCGTCGAGCATACATAGATCTTTAGGTTGCCCGTCTTCTTAGCCTCCCTCAATAAATCAAACCATGACGGTAATCTCAATTCCTGCAATCTTCTAGCAACCTCAGAACTCAGGTTCTGAAATTCACTGAAGTTCGTGTTTCTCTGAATAACGTCCTTCCTAAATGCATATGCTCCCCATAACTGTAGGAATAATTCAACCTCCATACCCATGGCCACCGCACCAGAAACAAGCATAGCTAAACCAGTCAACCTATCCACACTGCCTGAGAACACGGAAACCGCCATCCTCTTCTGTTTACCACCCATACTATCACCAGTCTTTATTATATTCAAGTGAATAATAAACAGTATTTCACGTCAAATGTATAACAACAAAAATATTTTAGTATTTAGTAATATAATTAAACCATAACGAGTCCATTTATAATTATGCATTTAAATTAACTTAACAAGGAATACGAATTCCCAACCTTGTTATTAATCCTCAATCAATTATCCTCCTAAACTCAATAGACGCCAACACAATAAACAACACAGCGAAAACCACTAAAGCCAATGCATCAATTGCCAATCCGTATGAGCTGCCGATTATCATAGTCTTCCTCAGGGCATCGACTACATATGTTAGTGGGTTTATAAGTACGATAACCCTGATCGGCACAGGCATGATGCTAATTGGGTATATGGCATTGCTCGCGAAGAATAGTGGTATTGTTATTGCCTGCCCAATTCCCATAAATCTCTCCCTGATCTTCATGTAAGTGGCGATCCATATGGAGAACACTGAAAATCCAATGAACGTAATCACCACTATGATCAATGAAAGTAGTAGATAAAATGGATTGGGCTCAATCTTAACACCTAGTGCTATGGCTATTGACGTTATTATTGCAAATTGGAATAAGGCCCTAATTATTGATGCAGAGGACCTGCCAAGTACAATGGACATTCGGGAGACAGACATTGTTAATAGCTTCTTCAAAATTCCGGACTCCCTTTCTCAAACTATTGTTAGGCCGTAGAATATGGATACGAAGGCCACGGATTGCATAAGATTGCATAATTACGCCAGGCGTTATAAATGCAACGTAGGGAATACCATTGGTGGGTAATGCCCTAACCCTAGCCATTACTGGGCCAAAGACAACAAGCCAAAGTATTGGCTGAATAGCCCTTGTGTAGAGCTCAGTCCTATTGTGTTTTATCCTACGTGCCTCATTGCCTGTCACTCCATAAACCTTTGAATAAATAAGTAGGTTCTCATAACCGGTTAAATCCATCCAAACACTGAATTCCTGGGGAACATAGCCAATAACCCTCCTAACCTTATCATCCTCCCTAACCACGTCATAACCCATCACATAGGCCAAACCTGTTG
This is a stretch of genomic DNA from Vulcanisaeta moutnovskia 768-28. It encodes these proteins:
- a CDS encoding CoB--CoM heterodisulfide reductase iron-sulfur subunit A family protein gives rise to the protein MRSNISQKILEMAELIQGSFEYDVVVIGGGIAGMEASLDLAEMGFKVLLVEREPTIGGKMFLLSKVFPTLDCASCISTPKMAAVAHHPNIDLWTYSEVTRIDVKGKGDFEITVLRKPRFVNEELCTGCGTCEEVCPVVLPKEYDYGLRGRKAAYIPFDTAVPKKAVIDIDNCIFCGQCERECPAGAIDFTQKPTIYKIKAHAIIITTGYRLFPAERKEQYGYGKIPNVITAMQMERLLSPTRPFNSVLRPSDGKEPSSIGYVLCVGSRDKTVGNPRCSQVCCMYSIKQAQLILGALPLADVTIYCMDIRAYGKGFEEFYQKAKAMGVKFVRGRVAKIEELPSGNVRVVYEDIDDGKVNSAEHDLVVLSVGLLPSNDSIISIIHGAKIAVDDLGFIRVDPSAPTQTNIEGIFAAGCATGPKDIPDTILEAASAAARCAAYLKSLKQERMIPVEVVSNGKK
- a CDS encoding hydrogenase iron-sulfur subunit, which gives rise to MVLKKSNPQILIFTTNIISDPGVCSAGLMHLSYPAQTTMIKVPCSSMIRPEWILLALESGFDGVFVAADGTDCPYLTDCTDKTARRVKEAQELLSDRGIEPERVKMAAICSVCGEAFVRLVNDFYSRLMELGPIKVKTHEK
- a CDS encoding sulfurtransferase TusA family protein; translation: MSETKGELSPEELRKLKPSKTVDARGMSCPGPLLTAKQAITEVPIGGILEVLSSDPGTKRDLPLWARKMGHVYLGTIEEPGYWRIFVKRMK
- a CDS encoding DsrE/DsrF/DrsH-like family protein — encoded protein: MGGKQKRMAVSVFSGSVDRLTGLAMLVSGAVAMGMEVELFLQLWGAYAFRKDVIQRNTNFSEFQNLSSEVARRLQELRLPSWFDLLREAKKTGNLKIYVCSTAANIWNAKKEDFVDLVDDIIGAGEWVDKMSEADITLFV
- a CDS encoding ABC transporter permease, with translation MSIVLGRSSASIIRALFQFAIITSIAIALGVKIEPNPFYLLLSLIIVVITFIGFSVFSIWIATYMKIRERFMGIGQAITIPLFFASNAIYPISIMPVPIRVIVLINPLTYVVDALRKTMIIGSSYGLAIDALALVVFAVLFIVLASIEFRRIID